The following coding sequences are from one Nitrospirota bacterium window:
- the atpB gene encoding F0F1 ATP synthase subunit A encodes MEAANSAHGGGAPEVANIITLLNSYFHESSIVSFLHHWENPVFSVIIITGLVIVARMAARKRALIPGKLQNFVEFALESLDNLSNEVIGHHGRHYAPFIGTLFIYILVMNLSGLIPFFKSPSSSLNTTIGLAVIVFIYVQYTGLRRLGPGGYIFHLLGQPRDVMGWVFVPLMLPLHVIEEFIKPMSLSLRLFGNVFGEDVLIGAFVTMGILALSFVGSPIGIPLQIPFMLLAIITGTIQALVFTLLSTVYISLMLPHEEH; translated from the coding sequence ATGGAAGCAGCTAACAGCGCACACGGCGGCGGAGCGCCTGAAGTAGCAAATATTATCACTTTACTTAATAGTTATTTCCATGAGTCATCCATAGTCTCTTTTCTGCACCACTGGGAAAATCCGGTTTTCTCTGTCATCATTATTACAGGACTTGTTATTGTAGCAAGAATGGCAGCAAGAAAGAGGGCTTTGATCCCTGGCAAACTTCAGAATTTTGTTGAGTTCGCACTTGAGAGCCTTGATAATCTCTCAAATGAAGTCATCGGTCATCATGGAAGACATTATGCTCCTTTCATAGGCACACTTTTTATCTATATATTAGTCATGAATTTGAGCGGACTTATCCCGTTTTTTAAGTCTCCATCCTCAAGTCTTAACACAACAATAGGTCTTGCAGTAATAGTATTCATCTATGTACAGTACACGGGCCTGAGAAGGCTTGGGCCCGGAGGATATATCTTTCATCTCCTTGGACAGCCAAGAGATGTTATGGGGTGGGTATTTGTGCCCTTGATGCTTCCACTGCATGTGATCGAGGAATTCATTAAGCCAATGAGCCTTTCTCTCCGACTTTTTGGAAACGTCTTTGGAGAAGATGTTCTTATTGGTGCATTTGTTACAATGGGTATTTTGGCATTGAGTTTTGTGGGAAGCCCGATTGGCATTCCACTTCAGATACCATTTATGCTCCTTGCAATAATAACAGGTACCATTCAGGCACTGGTCTTTACACTTTTGAGTACTGTTTATATATCATTGATGCTGCCGCATGAGGAGCATTAG
- a CDS encoding aminomethyl transferase family protein has product MSMKRSPLYEIHKSIGVSFTEFNGWEIPAHYGDPETEHLAVRSNAGMMDFTHRGKIRISGKDRTKFLQNILSQDINKLTPGTGGHAALLNTKGHMLAYMRIYSDESAFLIDTESGQSDKIIQILNRYLFREEVKIEDVTLKNGLITVQGPHSRDIISRISGADINEMEECSNINLTIKDINCRLVKATYTGEEGYGIYTPWDSLQNVWEAVLMPSSSGAGGIIPAGHDAYNSLRIEAGIPVYSIDMDEDTIPIEANLDNAISYTKGCYIGQETIARINFKGHVNRKLTGFTVHPGTGINHVTEGRIIVHKGDRIYAVTENTENSIGIITSACFSPTLNDVIAIGYLRMKYCEPGTEVRIDSSSHQISAVVTVIPFYTNKQNSHS; this is encoded by the coding sequence ATGTCTATGAAACGATCACCACTTTACGAAATACATAAATCCATCGGTGTTTCATTCACTGAATTCAATGGCTGGGAGATACCGGCACATTACGGAGACCCTGAGACAGAACACCTTGCGGTCAGAAGCAATGCCGGCATGATGGATTTTACCCATAGGGGAAAGATCCGTATCTCAGGCAAAGACAGAACAAAGTTTCTGCAGAATATCCTTTCGCAGGACATAAACAAGTTAACACCTGGGACAGGCGGACATGCCGCCCTTTTAAACACTAAAGGACACATGCTTGCCTATATGCGGATATACAGTGATGAGAGTGCATTCCTTATTGACACAGAATCCGGCCAGTCAGATAAGATTATACAAATACTCAATCGCTATCTGTTCAGGGAAGAGGTTAAGATAGAGGATGTCACACTGAAAAATGGTCTTATAACGGTGCAAGGTCCACACTCGAGGGATATTATATCCAGGATAAGCGGAGCGGATATTAATGAAATGGAAGAATGCAGCAACATTAACCTCACCATAAAGGACATAAACTGCAGGCTTGTTAAGGCTACATATACGGGAGAAGAAGGTTATGGCATCTATACCCCATGGGATAGTCTTCAGAATGTCTGGGAAGCCGTACTTATGCCATCATCTTCAGGGGCCGGCGGAATAATACCGGCCGGTCATGACGCATATAACTCCCTACGCATCGAGGCTGGAATCCCTGTATATTCTATTGATATGGATGAGGATACAATACCTATTGAGGCCAATCTTGATAATGCAATCAGCTACACAAAGGGCTGCTATATAGGTCAGGAGACGATCGCCCGAATTAATTTCAAGGGTCATGTAAACAGGAAGCTGACAGGATTTACGGTCCATCCGGGGACCGGAATAAATCATGTTACCGAAGGCAGAATTATAGTGCACAAAGGGGACCGGATATACGCTGTTACGGAAAACACTGAAAATAGCATAGGCATAATTACAAGCGCCTGCTTTTCTCCAACTCTCAACGATGTTATAGCGATTGGTTATTTACGTATGAAATATTGTGAACCGGGCACCGAAGTTAGAATAGACAGTAGTTCTCATCAGATTTCTGCAGTAGTCACCGTCATACCATTTTACACAAATAAGCAAAACTCCCATAGTTAA
- a CDS encoding Hsp20/alpha crystallin family protein, which translates to MNRKPVPWRGPSEISRMAKEMERFAEDSFGRGWGQRGMPFLRRWQALKRAEEWAAAPKVDVYEEDNDVVIKTEVPGMDKDEIEISLEGNTLTLKGEKKKEEKIEDKDYSYSERYFGSFTRTIELPADVQADKVTAALKNGVLNIRLPKVESAKKKEVKIKVD; encoded by the coding sequence ATGAATAGAAAACCTGTGCCCTGGAGGGGGCCTTCAGAGATTTCGCGTATGGCAAAAGAAATGGAGCGTTTTGCAGAGGATTCCTTTGGACGTGGTTGGGGACAACGCGGCATGCCTTTTTTACGCCGCTGGCAGGCATTAAAGAGGGCAGAAGAATGGGCAGCGGCTCCTAAGGTTGATGTCTACGAAGAGGATAATGATGTGGTAATCAAGACCGAGGTTCCCGGCATGGATAAAGATGAGATTGAGATATCACTGGAGGGAAACACTCTCACCCTGAAAGGAGAGAAGAAAAAGGAAGAAAAGATCGAGGATAAGGACTATTCTTACAGTGAGCGATATTTCGGAAGTTTCACACGAACGATTGAACTTCCTGCCGATGTGCAGGCCGACAAGGTTACAGCAGCGCTTAAGAATGGCGTACTTAATATAAGATTACCCAAGGTAGAATCTGCGAAGAAGAAAGAAGTAAAGATCAAGGTTGATTAG
- a CDS encoding AtpZ/AtpI family protein has translation MVENSDNEKYRYVRQVGLYTGIPVLLVAGPAIGFFIGNYLDKKLGTDPWFMIFFIVVGFVASIRQTIEFITRASNRK, from the coding sequence ATGGTGGAGAACAGCGATAATGAAAAGTACCGTTATGTTCGCCAGGTAGGGCTTTATACCGGAATCCCTGTTCTTCTTGTGGCAGGGCCCGCAATAGGCTTCTTCATAGGAAATTACTTGGATAAAAAGCTGGGTACAGACCCGTGGTTTATGATCTTCTTCATCGTAGTTGGCTTTGTTGCCAGCATTAGACAGACCATAGAGTTCATTACGAGGGCAAGTAATAGAAAATAA
- the atpE gene encoding ATP synthase F0 subunit C: MDFQTSLGLALPIGVGLAAIGSGLGLGRAVGSAMEAMGRQPEAAGKIQTAMVIGAAFIEALTIYALLTVFIFQGKLGG; the protein is encoded by the coding sequence ATGGATTTTCAAACAAGTTTAGGATTAGCGCTTCCAATAGGGGTAGGATTAGCGGCTATTGGTTCAGGTCTTGGTCTCGGCAGGGCTGTAGGTTCTGCCATGGAGGCTATGGGAAGACAGCCTGAGGCTGCCGGTAAGATCCAGACTGCAATGGTTATCGGTGCAGCATTCATCGAGGCATTGACCATCTATGCACTTCTGACAGTCTTTATTTTCCAGGGCAAGCTTGGCGGATAA
- the atpF gene encoding F0F1 ATP synthase subunit B, giving the protein MNLEIQQILTQALGFLVLLFILKKIAWKPLLSLLDERREKILSEFQSIERTKSELSRLEQEYKARLAEIDAQARQKIQEAIAEGHQIAVDVQEKAREEAKNILNKAKDNIDLEIAKARVELRNQVVSLAISAAEKVIKEELSDERHKRLVNEFIDEAGQLR; this is encoded by the coding sequence TTGAATCTTGAAATACAACAGATACTGACTCAGGCGCTTGGTTTTCTTGTACTCCTTTTTATCCTGAAGAAGATAGCCTGGAAGCCTCTACTCTCCCTCCTCGATGAAAGGAGGGAGAAGATATTATCTGAATTCCAGTCCATTGAGCGTACGAAGTCTGAACTCTCAAGGTTGGAGCAGGAATATAAGGCCAGACTCGCAGAGATAGACGCACAGGCAAGGCAGAAGATTCAGGAGGCAATCGCTGAAGGCCATCAGATTGCAGTGGATGTACAGGAAAAGGCACGGGAAGAGGCAAAAAATATCCTTAACAAGGCAAAGGATAACATTGATTTAGAGATCGCCAAGGCACGGGTCGAGCTGCGGAATCAGGTCGTTTCCCTTGCAATAAGTGCTGCTGAGAAAGTTATAAAAGAGGAACTCTCGGATGAACGTCATAAGCGCCTCGTAAATGAGTTTATTGATGAGGCAGGTCAGCTAAGGTGA
- the atpH gene encoding ATP synthase F1 subunit delta, with the protein MRKRIISERYASALLNVARKRETADRVFDNLENLKQLISENVSLRIFLESPHITQEDKMAFIKKVFSESFDETAMNFLLLLVKKYRLKFLTEIIEEYERLYDIVRSVQKTDVISAYPLDDETVARLRTAIEYSMKKSVKLCFYVDPKILGGVIIKTPNLIIDGSIRRKLNDLSYAMTSLKV; encoded by the coding sequence GTGAGAAAAAGGATAATTTCTGAGAGATATGCCAGTGCCCTCCTGAATGTTGCCAGGAAGAGGGAGACAGCAGATCGGGTCTTTGATAACCTGGAAAATCTCAAACAGTTGATTTCAGAAAATGTCTCATTGCGGATATTTCTTGAGAGCCCTCACATTACACAGGAAGACAAGATGGCCTTTATAAAAAAGGTCTTCAGTGAGTCTTTTGATGAAACAGCTATGAACTTTCTTTTATTACTTGTTAAGAAATACAGACTGAAATTCCTTACAGAGATCATCGAGGAGTATGAAAGACTTTATGACATAGTAAGGTCTGTTCAGAAGACGGATGTTATATCGGCATATCCATTAGACGATGAGACCGTCGCAAGGCTGCGGACTGCAATAGAATATTCAATGAAGAAATCTGTAAAGTTGTGTTTCTATGTAGACCCTAAGATATTGGGTGGTGTTATTATTAAGACCCCTAATCTTATTATTGACGGGAGTATACGTAGAAAGCTGAATGACCTCAGCTACGCTATGACTTCGTTGAAGGTGTAG
- a CDS encoding sigma-70 family RNA polymerase sigma factor, with the protein MKSSDTVKTYLEKIRAVPLLTAEEEIELARSMEDHRIAILQELLDSGVLTEEIFKLRRDLLKMSERKEEGTNLVSESLPDDEVTGDDLLKITDEIIDLIEGGRDNGSLKYRILDADRLTGIIEKTVERIRGERQSGEETFKETMSLIDDHENKMQEVKDRFIRANLRLAADIARKYSMNDAQLMDLIQEGNIGLMRAVDKFDYRKGYRFSTYATWWIKQYIMKSALLSATSLNIPAHILSKINKMMRTSVRFIQENGREPTPEELSEKMGLPVEKITGLMAMIHKEVSLETPAGEDGESTISDFVEDKEQASPADDIISDELMNELDEALSVLSPKEEKVLRMKFGIGESKRYSMEEIAKKLKINRERVSQIETKAMRKLRHPKTHKSLKIFLDK; encoded by the coding sequence ATGAAATCTTCTGATACTGTAAAAACATATTTAGAAAAGATTCGCGCTGTACCTCTGCTGACAGCGGAGGAGGAAATTGAGCTTGCAAGATCCATGGAAGATCACCGCATTGCCATCTTACAAGAATTATTAGATTCGGGAGTACTGACGGAGGAGATATTCAAGTTGAGGCGGGATCTTCTGAAGATGTCTGAACGCAAAGAAGAAGGAACTAATTTAGTTTCAGAATCTCTGCCTGACGACGAAGTAACCGGAGATGATTTATTGAAAATTACAGATGAGATTATTGATCTCATCGAAGGCGGGAGGGACAACGGCTCACTTAAATACCGTATCCTTGATGCAGACAGGCTCACGGGGATAATTGAAAAGACAGTAGAAAGGATCAGGGGTGAAAGGCAATCAGGTGAAGAAACATTCAAAGAGACAATGTCCTTGATTGACGATCATGAGAATAAAATGCAGGAGGTTAAAGACAGGTTCATCAGGGCAAACCTCAGGCTTGCAGCAGATATTGCAAGAAAGTATTCCATGAATGATGCTCAGCTTATGGACCTTATCCAGGAGGGTAATATCGGACTTATGAGGGCAGTGGATAAGTTTGATTACAGAAAGGGTTACAGATTTTCTACCTATGCTACATGGTGGATAAAGCAATATATTATGAAATCTGCCCTGCTGTCAGCTACCTCGTTAAATATTCCGGCACATATCTTGTCTAAGATAAACAAAATGATGCGGACCTCCGTGAGATTTATTCAGGAAAACGGCAGAGAGCCAACACCGGAAGAACTCTCAGAAAAGATGGGCCTGCCAGTTGAGAAGATTACAGGACTAATGGCTATGATTCACAAAGAAGTCTCTCTTGAAACGCCTGCAGGTGAGGATGGGGAAAGTACAATTTCAGATTTTGTGGAGGATAAGGAACAGGCATCGCCTGCCGATGATATTATAAGTGATGAGCTCATGAATGAGCTTGATGAAGCCCTGTCGGTTCTTTCGCCTAAGGAGGAAAAAGTACTTAGAATGAAGTTTGGAATAGGTGAATCAAAACGGTATTCCATGGAAGAGATTGCAAAAAAGTTAAAAATAAATCGTGAGAGAGTCAGCCAGATTGAGACCAAGGCGATGAGAAAACTCAGGCATCCTAAGACTCACAAGAGTCTTAAGATCTTCCTTGATAAATAA
- a CDS encoding F0F1 ATP synthase subunit alpha, whose translation MALRPEEVSSIIQMELERFQTDLHMESVGTVLQVGDGIARIYGLEDAMAGELLEFPGNVMGMIFNLEEDNVGAILFGEDAMIKEGDTVKRTGNIARIPVGDAMIGRVVDALGRPIDDKGPIVTDRFRPIEGKAPNVVQRQPVVEPVQTGIKAVDGMIPIGRGQRELIIGDRQTGKTAVLLDTIINQKGTGVICIYVAIGQKASNVSAVVEILTKHGAMDYTIVVSATADNAASLQYIAPYTGCAIGEDFMYNGRHVVVMYDDLSKHAQAYRQLSLLLRRPPGREAYPGDVFYLHSRLLERAAKLKDELGGGSLTALPIIETQAGDVSAYIPTNVISITDGQIYLEADLFYAGVKPAINVGLSVSRVGGNAQTKAMKKVAGSLRLNLAQYRALAAFAQFSSDLDKATQDQLTRGERMVEILKQDQYEPLSLAKQVMIIFVGTRGFLDDIPAHDVRAFEKEFHAYMEKEYPDVAHEIEKTKVLSDETGKKITSAVEKLKARWEK comes from the coding sequence ATGGCATTGAGACCGGAAGAAGTTAGCTCAATCATTCAGATGGAGTTAGAGAGATTCCAGACAGATCTCCATATGGAGAGTGTCGGAACCGTGCTGCAGGTTGGAGACGGTATTGCAAGGATTTATGGACTGGAAGATGCAATGGCCGGAGAACTTCTTGAATTCCCAGGCAACGTAATGGGGATGATCTTTAACCTTGAAGAAGACAATGTCGGAGCCATCCTCTTCGGCGAGGATGCCATGATCAAGGAGGGTGACACGGTCAAAAGGACGGGCAATATAGCCCGTATACCAGTTGGCGACGCTATGATCGGCAGGGTCGTTGACGCCCTTGGAAGGCCTATAGATGACAAAGGACCTATTGTTACAGACAGGTTCCGCCCTATTGAAGGAAAGGCCCCAAACGTCGTACAGAGACAGCCTGTGGTTGAACCTGTCCAGACAGGTATTAAGGCAGTTGACGGCATGATCCCAATCGGAAGGGGACAGAGAGAGCTTATCATCGGAGACAGACAGACTGGAAAGACTGCTGTACTTCTTGACACAATAATTAATCAGAAGGGAACCGGTGTAATCTGCATCTATGTGGCAATAGGACAGAAGGCATCAAACGTTTCCGCCGTAGTGGAGATTCTCACCAAGCACGGCGCTATGGATTACACCATTGTAGTTTCAGCAACGGCAGATAATGCTGCCTCCCTTCAGTACATAGCCCCGTATACTGGCTGCGCTATTGGTGAAGACTTTATGTATAACGGCAGGCATGTAGTTGTTATGTATGACGACCTCTCAAAGCATGCCCAGGCTTACCGTCAGTTGTCGCTCCTGCTAAGACGCCCGCCGGGAAGAGAGGCATATCCCGGAGACGTATTCTACCTTCACTCCAGACTGCTTGAGAGGGCGGCAAAACTGAAAGATGAACTCGGCGGCGGATCTTTAACTGCGCTTCCGATCATAGAGACACAGGCAGGCGACGTATCTGCATATATACCTACAAATGTTATTTCGATTACAGACGGTCAGATTTACCTTGAAGCGGATCTTTTCTATGCAGGTGTGAAGCCGGCTATTAACGTTGGTCTGTCAGTCTCCAGGGTCGGTGGAAACGCTCAGACAAAGGCAATGAAAAAGGTTGCAGGGAGCCTTCGTCTTAACCTCGCTCAATACAGGGCGCTTGCAGCGTTTGCCCAGTTCAGTTCAGACCTTGATAAGGCCACTCAGGACCAGTTGACCAGGGGTGAAAGAATGGTGGAGATACTGAAGCAGGACCAGTATGAACCACTATCTTTAGCAAAGCAGGTCATGATCATCTTTGTCGGAACCAGGGGTTTTCTCGATGACATACCGGCGCATGACGTCCGTGCATTTGAAAAAGAATTTCATGCATATATGGAAAAAGAATATCCTGACGTGGCTCATGAAATAGAAAAGACCAAGGTCCTTTCAGACGAAACAGGAAAGAAGATAACTTCTGCTGTAGAAAAGTTAAAGGCACGGTGGGAAAAATAG
- a CDS encoding EAL domain-containing protein — translation MTIKHHKPLYNFIITAISIFVSEALVMLILSNLFFFPIPFSIMLLDASLLTLLIVPTLYFSLVRPLEQNIEKRIRTEEEIKQARNELEMKVLTRTVDLNRTIEILYQEIAERTRAEAESLKTALRLEHLLQSVPAIIYSCRIEGDQLIPNYANCKTNDFMKYNIDECLNNPDWWKDRIHPDDREHVLSILSNRLYMDNHINYEYRLRTQDNTYRWIHDSVRLIRDQNGQPLEIVGSWLDITERKEQESFINHIAYHDDLTGLPNKSRLIADFDQIVSITSRQGLHAAILYIDLNRFKIINDTLGHTVGDEVLKEVASRLNRFIRARDTMARLGGDEFIMIFPEVNTTEDVSKLVDRVFAVLEPPIKLKEHEYTATASIGVSIYPEDGTDLETLIRKADAAMYKAKGEKQNSCQLYTANMHVVSIERLKMEEKLRRAFGNNEFLLHYQPQLDIDKGEIIGIEALVRWDDPKLGLIPPGKFIPLSEETGLIIPLGKWIAETACRQSKAWQDKGLNPAVISINVSRLQFKKKDFLNSIRQNINETGIDPTLLEIEITESIIMDDAETTFNLLNQLRETGVRIAIDDFGIGYSSLAYLKNMPIDILKIDQSFVNNITEDENSRAICHAIIAMADSLHVDVIAEGVETMEQLLMLRDLNCKKVQGYLISKPVPANDFEHFLNKDWQFRLVNSSTGPYCK, via the coding sequence ATGACAATAAAGCACCACAAACCTCTCTACAATTTCATAATCACTGCAATCTCCATTTTTGTGAGTGAAGCATTAGTCATGCTCATCCTGTCAAATCTCTTTTTTTTCCCAATCCCTTTTTCTATCATGCTCTTAGATGCGTCATTACTCACCTTATTAATAGTTCCAACCCTGTATTTCTCCTTAGTTCGTCCCCTGGAACAGAACATTGAAAAACGCATCCGTACTGAAGAGGAGATTAAACAGGCCAGAAACGAATTAGAAATGAAGGTATTAACACGAACAGTTGATCTTAACAGAACCATTGAGATACTATATCAGGAGATTGCAGAACGTACTCGTGCAGAAGCAGAGTCTTTAAAAACCGCGCTTCGGCTTGAACACCTGCTTCAGTCCGTACCTGCAATTATATATAGCTGCAGGATCGAAGGTGACCAGTTAATACCTAACTATGCTAATTGCAAAACAAATGACTTCATGAAATATAATATTGATGAATGCTTAAATAATCCTGACTGGTGGAAAGATCGTATCCATCCTGATGACCGGGAACATGTGTTATCAATATTATCTAATAGATTATATATGGACAACCACATCAATTACGAATACCGTTTACGGACTCAAGACAACACCTATCGGTGGATACATGACAGTGTGAGATTGATTCGAGATCAGAACGGACAACCTCTGGAGATCGTGGGTTCATGGCTGGATATCACGGAGCGTAAGGAACAGGAAAGTTTTATCAACCATATTGCCTATCACGACGACCTCACGGGCCTTCCAAACAAGAGCAGGCTTATTGCTGACTTTGATCAGATTGTCTCCATCACGTCAAGACAGGGGCTGCATGCTGCCATCTTATATATTGATCTGAATCGCTTCAAGATAATAAATGATACATTGGGGCACACCGTGGGGGATGAAGTGCTGAAGGAGGTGGCATCAAGGCTCAACCGGTTTATTCGAGCCAGGGATACAATGGCCCGCCTTGGTGGAGATGAATTTATCATGATCTTTCCTGAGGTCAACACGACAGAGGATGTATCAAAATTAGTAGACAGGGTATTTGCAGTCCTGGAGCCTCCAATAAAATTAAAAGAACATGAGTATACAGCGACAGCCTCGATAGGCGTAAGCATCTATCCGGAGGATGGCACTGACCTGGAGACCCTGATCCGCAAGGCCGATGCCGCCATGTACAAAGCTAAAGGAGAAAAGCAGAACAGCTGTCAGCTATACACAGCAAATATGCACGTAGTCAGCATTGAAAGGCTTAAGATGGAGGAGAAGCTTCGAAGGGCCTTTGGGAATAATGAGTTTTTACTCCATTATCAACCCCAGCTGGATATCGACAAGGGGGAAATCATTGGTATAGAGGCTCTTGTTCGATGGGATGATCCGAAGCTGGGCCTTATACCACCTGGAAAGTTCATCCCCCTGTCTGAGGAAACAGGGCTGATTATTCCATTAGGTAAATGGATAGCGGAAACGGCCTGCCGGCAGAGTAAAGCATGGCAGGATAAAGGACTGAACCCTGCCGTGATCTCTATTAATGTTTCAAGGCTCCAATTCAAGAAAAAAGACTTTCTGAACTCTATACGTCAAAATATTAATGAGACAGGCATTGATCCAACCCTTCTTGAAATCGAGATTACTGAATCTATCATCATGGATGATGCTGAAACTACCTTCAACTTGCTCAACCAATTAAGGGAGACAGGCGTCAGGATTGCAATAGATGATTTTGGCATTGGTTATTCATCGCTTGCCTATCTTAAGAACATGCCAATAGATATACTCAAGATAGATCAGTCATTTGTAAACAACATAACTGAAGATGAAAATTCCAGGGCAATATGTCATGCAATCATCGCTATGGCTGATAGTCTTCATGTAGATGTAATTGCGGAGGGAGTGGAGACCATGGAGCAATTACTGATGCTGCGCGATCTGAACTGTAAAAAGGTTCAGGGATATCTGATCTCAAAACCTGTACCTGCAAACGATTTTGAACACTTTCTGAATAAAGATTGGCAATTTAGATTAGTCAACTCCTCTACAGGGCCCTATTGTAAATAG
- the atpG gene encoding ATP synthase F1 subunit gamma has translation MLTIRQIRRKIVASQKTKQITRTMQMVAAARVKKSEGRLVQAKPYANKLEELLKRLSATGEFSHPFFETREIKNVCLVIITSDRGLCGSYNANIILKAESFLRSQDKNVKLFLIGKKGFDYFRKRSWEILDKVTDISGKLDYKRIEDITNKLIGYYLSGQVDEIQLLYTSFRSLMSYKTTMDKFLKIESPASKDDDKAVQYIFEPDVNGIFEKLLPKYVTTKIYISLAQSFTSENASRMMAMKLATDNAVEMIDKLTLMRNKARQAAITKEITEIVTSVEALK, from the coding sequence ATGCTGACTATACGACAAATCAGACGGAAGATTGTAGCCTCTCAGAAGACGAAGCAGATCACCCGCACCATGCAGATGGTGGCAGCAGCAAGGGTCAAAAAATCGGAAGGAAGGCTGGTACAGGCAAAGCCATACGCTAATAAGCTGGAAGAACTATTAAAGAGATTGTCCGCAACAGGAGAGTTCAGTCATCCATTCTTTGAAACAAGAGAAATAAAGAATGTCTGCCTTGTTATCATAACCAGCGACAGAGGCCTCTGCGGTTCATATAATGCTAATATCATCCTGAAGGCAGAGTCTTTTTTAAGGAGCCAGGATAAAAATGTCAAATTGTTCCTGATTGGCAAGAAGGGGTTTGACTATTTCAGGAAAAGAAGCTGGGAGATACTTGACAAGGTTACAGACATCAGCGGCAAACTGGACTATAAAAGGATTGAGGATATTACCAACAAGTTAATCGGTTATTATCTGTCAGGCCAGGTTGACGAGATACAACTGCTCTACACATCCTTCCGGTCTTTAATGTCATATAAAACAACGATGGATAAATTTCTTAAAATAGAAAGCCCTGCCAGTAAAGATGACGATAAGGCAGTGCAATATATCTTTGAACCAGACGTAAACGGGATATTCGAAAAACTGCTGCCTAAATATGTAACTACCAAGATATACATATCCCTTGCACAGTCATTTACGTCAGAGAATGCATCAAGGATGATGGCAATGAAACTTGCAACTGACAATGCCGTCGAGATGATAGATAAGCTGACCCTCATGCGTAACAAGGCGCGTCAGGCCGCAATTACTAAAGAGATTACGGAAATTGTTACGAGTGTAGAGGCCTTAAAATAA